One segment of Bacillus alkalisoli DNA contains the following:
- a CDS encoding ribonuclease J: MNMMMSTQEKIKVFSLGGVGEVGKNMYVLEVGDNIYVVDSGVMIPEDSMLGIDMVIPDISYLEDHKEKVKAIFLTHGHEDHIGGLGYVLRKIQAPVYGTKLTIALAKEVVKQSGTSLGSIKFMEVNQDSHLSFKNIEVSFFRTNHSIPDSVGICFHTSQGAIVHTGDFKFDQSQVRHASDLGTIANIGNKGVLCLLCDSTNAEKPGNNISESIVKQEIADVLYNTKSRVFVACLATNIQRIQQVVESTVLTNRKLVILNHPSSKMLDIAIDLGYLDIPEEVIVPIQQINKMNDDEIVVLTVGTHTQMLMSLQKMARGTHKYVEIKENDTVMLAASPIPGTELTVSKVVDQLGRVGATIIGKHKKIHVSGHAYQEELKLMLNLIKPKYLLPIQGEFKMQIALSKLAETTGIQDDDIFLVDKGDVIEFSNGLAKFGPKIYAGNVLIDGLGVGDVGNIVLRDRRLLSQDGILIVVVTISKAQKAIVAGPEIISRGFVYVRESEQLIEKANEIVTDIVGKSVTEKVIEWSSMKLSIRESLNQYFYEKTKRRPMILPIIMEV, from the coding sequence ATGAATATGATGATGAGTACACAAGAGAAAATAAAAGTTTTTTCCCTAGGCGGAGTTGGCGAAGTAGGGAAAAATATGTATGTACTAGAAGTAGGAGACAACATATATGTTGTAGACTCAGGAGTAATGATTCCAGAAGATAGTATGTTAGGTATTGATATGGTTATTCCTGATATATCTTATTTAGAAGACCATAAAGAAAAAGTGAAGGCAATCTTCTTAACACATGGTCACGAGGACCATATTGGTGGGTTAGGATATGTTTTAAGAAAAATACAAGCACCGGTTTATGGGACGAAATTAACAATAGCCCTTGCTAAAGAAGTTGTAAAACAGAGTGGTACAAGCTTAGGTAGCATTAAATTTATGGAAGTAAATCAAGATAGCCACTTATCTTTCAAAAATATAGAAGTTTCATTTTTTAGAACGAATCATAGTATCCCAGATTCAGTGGGAATATGTTTCCATACTAGTCAAGGCGCAATTGTACATACTGGTGATTTTAAATTTGATCAATCACAAGTTAGACACGCATCTGATTTAGGTACTATTGCAAACATCGGAAATAAGGGAGTTCTATGTTTATTATGCGATAGCACGAATGCAGAAAAGCCAGGGAATAATATTTCTGAATCAATTGTGAAACAAGAGATAGCGGATGTATTATATAATACAAAATCTCGCGTATTTGTAGCTTGCTTAGCAACAAATATTCAACGTATTCAACAAGTCGTTGAATCTACTGTACTAACAAATCGCAAGTTAGTTATTTTAAATCATCCTTCAAGCAAAATGTTAGACATCGCTATTGACTTAGGTTATTTAGATATTCCAGAAGAGGTAATAGTACCAATTCAACAAATTAATAAAATGAATGACGATGAAATTGTTGTTTTAACAGTTGGAACACATACTCAAATGTTAATGTCGTTACAAAAGATGGCAAGAGGCACACATAAATATGTTGAAATTAAAGAAAATGATACAGTAATGCTTGCGGCTTCTCCAATTCCTGGTACGGAACTGACAGTATCTAAAGTGGTAGATCAACTAGGGCGTGTTGGTGCAACAATTATTGGTAAGCATAAAAAAATACACGTATCTGGACATGCATACCAAGAAGAATTAAAATTAATGCTAAATTTAATAAAGCCAAAGTACCTTTTACCTATTCAAGGTGAATTTAAAATGCAAATCGCCCTATCAAAGCTTGCCGAAACTACTGGCATACAGGATGATGACATCTTCCTTGTTGATAAAGGTGATGTAATTGAATTTTCTAATGGTTTGGCTAAGTTTGGACCGAAAATTTATGCAGGAAATGTTTTAATTGATGGTCTTGGTGTTGGCGATGTAGGAAACATTGTGTTAAGAGATAGAAGATTATTATCTCAAGACGGCATCTTAATCGTTGTTGTGACAATTAGCAAAGCTCAAAAAGCAATCGTCGCAGGACCGGAAATTATTTCAAGAGGCTTTGTTTATGTAAGAGAATCGGAACAATTAATCGAAAAAGCGAATGAAATTGTTACAGATATAGTAGGAAAAAGTGTAACAGAAAAAGTAATTGAATGGTCTTCAATGAAATTAAGTATTAGAGAATCATTAAACCAGTACTTTTACGAAAAAACAAAACGCCGTCCGATGATTTTACCTATCATCATGGAAGTCTAA